The sequence GCTGCTTCGCCTTCTCGACTTCCACTTTTAGCTCCGCAGTAAATTGCGCGTTTGTTGGATTAATCGCCTGGGCTCCCATGACGACGAGGCGCTCCTTGACTTCGGAGTCCTGCATGGCGGCGTTGATAAGATCGCTCAAGGTCGCCACAACTTCTTTAGGGGTTCCCGCCGGTGCCACGAAACCGTACCAGACAGGAGTCGGGGCATAGCTCGGTAGGCCGAGTCCTTCAGCAATGGGAGGGATATCTGGAAAAAGTGCCGAACGATGGGTATCGAAAACGGCGAGTCCACGAATCTTTCCTGTGCGCAAATATTGCTGGACCAGCGGCACGACGACGGGAAACAACGCAATGTGGCCACCGAGCAAATCGGTCATGGCCTGCGCGGTGCTCTTATACGGAATTTCAACGATATCGATACCGGTAGCCTGCTTGAAAATTTCCATTTCCTGTTGACTGATGGTGCCGGGACCGGACGATGCGTAGCTCAATTTGCCCGGGTTTGCCTTGGCATAAGCTACCAGCTCTTTTATATTATTGATCGGTAAATTAGGGGAGAGGGC is a genomic window of Glaciimonas sp. PAMC28666 containing:
- a CDS encoding tripartite tricarboxylate transporter substrate binding protein, translated to MDSWIIGRTNRLIKLGRGFSVALSLASVAIIAQASPYPNQTIKIIVPYSPGTGSDVMARTIGENMSRKSHVSVIVENRDGGGGLIGSLAALQSAPDGYTVLIVANPFVIAPIQKSTPPYDPVKDFVPIAKVATIPLVLALSPNLPINNIKELVAYAKANPGKLSYASSGPGTISQQEMEIFKQATGIDIVEIPYKSTAQAMTDLLGGHIALFPVVVPLVQQYLRTGKIRGLAVFDTHRSALFPDIPPIAEGLGLPSYAPTPVWYGFVAPAGTPKEVVATLSDLINAAMQDSEVKERLVVMGAQAINPTNAQFTAELKVEVEKAKQLAKKLGTAQ